The following are encoded in a window of Aromatoleum petrolei genomic DNA:
- a CDS encoding peptidase U32 family protein: MVMMMAPGGTLEMAKTVLDEGADAVYVGVVGWSRRGSQDELDDDEIRHTIDYAVARGKEVRVVVNTLPSSTELPMFVERVERYAGWGAQGFMISDLGAMRLVKERLPHVNVHTSVGCGITNYEDVRFLRELGADYVVLPYRLSVEEIRQIKHAGKVGIEVFLFKTPSGGKICPGKCNMSSYFSFRRWLDGEGKDHFFGSASRGGDCLRVCQTEWDFRVEDIDYRLPMTIKTNPALWLEELPDYLAAGVDCLKVPGRDRSAVLVRDIVRVYRRAVDTILETDRPDLSVFASELEILRGRWMTERAKRDNRLLRQAIDESRRVVVAQ; encoded by the coding sequence GGGGGCGGACGCGGTCTATGTCGGCGTCGTCGGCTGGAGCCGGCGCGGCTCCCAGGACGAGCTCGACGACGACGAGATCCGCCACACGATCGATTACGCGGTGGCGCGCGGCAAGGAGGTGCGCGTGGTCGTGAACACGCTGCCGAGCTCGACCGAGCTGCCGATGTTCGTCGAGCGTGTCGAGCGCTATGCGGGCTGGGGGGCGCAGGGCTTCATGATCAGCGACCTGGGCGCGATGCGGCTGGTGAAGGAGCGCCTGCCGCACGTGAACGTGCACACCAGCGTCGGCTGCGGCATCACCAACTACGAGGACGTGCGCTTCCTGCGCGAACTCGGTGCGGATTACGTGGTGCTGCCCTACCGCCTGTCGGTCGAGGAGATCCGCCAGATCAAGCACGCGGGCAAGGTCGGCATCGAGGTCTTCCTGTTCAAGACGCCCTCGGGCGGCAAGATCTGCCCCGGCAAGTGCAACATGAGCAGCTACTTCAGCTTCCGTCGCTGGCTCGATGGCGAGGGCAAGGACCACTTCTTCGGCTCGGCCTCGCGCGGCGGCGACTGCCTGCGCGTGTGCCAGACGGAATGGGACTTCAGGGTCGAGGACATCGACTACCGCCTGCCGATGACGATCAAGACCAACCCGGCGTTGTGGCTCGAAGAGCTGCCCGACTATCTCGCCGCCGGCGTCGATTGCCTGAAGGTGCCGGGGCGCGACCGCTCGGCGGTGCTGGTGCGCGACATCGTGCGGGTCTACCGGCGCGCAGTCGACACCATTCTCGAGACCGATCGCCCCGACCTCTCGGTGTTCGCGTCCGAGCTCGAGATCCTGCGCGGGCGCTGGATGACCGAGCGCGCCAAGCGCGACAACCGCTTGTTGCGCCAGGCGATCGACGAGTCGCGGCGCGTCGTCGTGGCGCAGTGA
- a CDS encoding peptidase U32 family protein gives MAKLLAPAGSLEMARAAVDEGADILYVGPLGFSRRPYESEMSDDAIREAAAYARAGGAELRVVLNTFPTPYDFGRFVDKAERYAADGASGFIVTDIGLLRALRRELPGTVLHVSIGSGISNLADAAFYRDAGADVIILPYRWDVAEIEALRRVSDIGLETFLFETVQTGKLCPGKCIMSSYLRFRDWLEVEGQRDFHGSANRGAKECYRVCQANWEFGAAGADPIEIKLRRDARLMLAQLPGFVAAGVTCFKLSGRERPVAMIRDLVRFYRRAIDEVVAGATDLDHHAAELAELRGRWVREKAKRVDTLMDRAAAYVG, from the coding sequence ATGGCCAAGTTGCTCGCCCCCGCCGGCTCGCTGGAGATGGCGCGTGCGGCGGTCGACGAAGGCGCCGACATTCTCTACGTCGGCCCGCTCGGCTTCTCGCGCCGCCCCTACGAGTCCGAGATGAGCGACGACGCGATCCGCGAGGCCGCCGCCTATGCCCGCGCGGGCGGGGCGGAGCTGCGCGTCGTGCTCAACACCTTCCCGACGCCCTACGACTTCGGCCGCTTCGTCGACAAGGCGGAGCGCTACGCGGCCGACGGCGCCTCGGGCTTCATCGTGACCGACATCGGCCTGCTGCGCGCGCTGCGCCGCGAGCTCCCCGGCACGGTGCTGCATGTCAGCATCGGCAGCGGCATCAGCAACCTCGCCGACGCCGCCTTCTACCGCGACGCGGGTGCGGACGTGATCATCCTGCCCTACCGCTGGGACGTCGCCGAGATCGAGGCGCTGCGGCGCGTGAGCGATATCGGGCTGGAGACCTTCCTGTTCGAGACGGTGCAGACCGGCAAGCTGTGCCCCGGCAAATGCATCATGAGCAGCTACCTGCGTTTCCGTGACTGGCTGGAAGTGGAGGGGCAGCGCGACTTCCACGGCAGCGCGAACCGTGGCGCGAAGGAGTGCTACCGCGTGTGCCAGGCGAACTGGGAGTTCGGCGCGGCGGGGGCCGATCCGATCGAGATCAAGCTGCGCCGCGACGCGCGCCTGATGCTCGCGCAGCTGCCGGGCTTCGTCGCCGCGGGTGTCACCTGCTTCAAGCTTTCCGGGCGCGAGCGGCCGGTCGCGATGATTCGCGACCTCGTGCGCTTCTACCGCCGCGCGATCGACGAGGTCGTTGCCGGCGCGACCGATCTCGATCATCACGCCGCGGAACTCGCCGAACTGCGCGGGCGCTGGGTGCGGGAGAAGGCGAAACGCGTCGATACCCTGATGGACCGGGCCGCCGCCTATGTCGGCTGA
- a CDS encoding peptidase U32 family protein yields MFELSTDVGNLKELREGDFSAYDALYLGDFSCPEYPNNFSSHAELLEAGLRHVHERGQKAYLRLYAVPGNDDLPWVAEHIDTALALPFDAIEVHNLGVLRMLRERGCTVPIHLGVFGNLYTHETAKVLKGHGVTRVYPNPELSLDEVRYIAEHAGVEVLVAVHGKIPLVISETCFILEHSEDGAAGACGDGSCSYQCTQEHWLKRGRGDGSRADWSLKDTGRMTLSGKDLCMVEHGEKLAAMGLKHFYVHNKGEAPGYAAKVGRIYRDALSRAFAGDAAGDFAPVLDTLAGLAREGLCNGYYFEGAGQRYIGRNC; encoded by the coding sequence ATGTTCGAACTATCCACCGACGTCGGCAACCTGAAGGAACTGCGCGAGGGCGACTTCTCCGCCTACGACGCGCTCTACCTGGGCGATTTCTCCTGCCCCGAGTACCCGAACAACTTCAGCTCGCATGCCGAGCTGCTCGAAGCCGGTCTCCGGCACGTACACGAGCGCGGCCAGAAGGCCTACCTGCGCCTCTATGCGGTGCCGGGCAACGACGATCTGCCGTGGGTCGCGGAGCACATCGACACCGCGCTGGCGCTGCCTTTCGATGCGATCGAGGTGCACAACCTCGGCGTGCTGCGCATGCTGCGCGAGCGCGGCTGCACGGTGCCGATCCACCTCGGCGTGTTCGGCAACCTGTACACGCACGAGACGGCGAAGGTGCTGAAGGGCCACGGCGTCACGCGCGTCTATCCGAACCCGGAGCTGTCGCTCGACGAGGTGCGCTACATCGCCGAACACGCCGGCGTGGAGGTGCTGGTGGCGGTGCACGGCAAGATCCCGCTGGTGATCTCCGAGACCTGTTTCATCCTCGAACACAGCGAGGACGGCGCGGCGGGAGCGTGCGGCGACGGCAGCTGTTCCTACCAATGCACGCAGGAGCACTGGCTCAAGCGTGGCCGTGGCGACGGTAGTCGCGCCGACTGGTCGCTCAAGGACACCGGCCGCATGACGCTCTCGGGCAAGGACCTGTGCATGGTCGAGCACGGCGAGAAGCTCGCCGCAATGGGGCTCAAGCACTTCTACGTGCATAACAAGGGCGAGGCGCCGGGCTACGCGGCGAAGGTCGGGCGCATCTACCGCGATGCGCTGTCCCGCGCCTTCGCCGGCGATGCTGCGGGCGACTTCGCGCCGGTGCTCGACACGCTCGCGGGCCTCGCGCGCGAAGGCCTGTGCAACGGCTACTACTTCGAAGGCGCTGGCCAGCGCTACATCGGGCGGAACTGCTGA